caaaatttaatttctctaaGACCCTCACCATTTCAGAAGTGTGCTGTACGAAATGAGAGGCCCAGTCATGCACCTTTCCCTGAGCCACCACAATGACTaccattcatatttattcaccttttctccaaagcgatgtacaactcagggtaaacaaaagtgcaacaATGGAAAGAGACGTAGATTCTCCAAATAGTCAGTTTGTCTCACGTCACCGTTCAAAccagcatacagtatatgggtAACTGCATATACAGCTGAtaggaaattaaaagaaatatgtttGTGAAAGATGGTGTAATGTCAATTTTTGGAACAGATTGAAGATCTGAAAAGAAGtgggtttgaaagagatgagttttgagacccttcttcaaagTTGAGAGGgattctgagtgaggggggagtcattctaccacattggaACCCAAAGCAAAAACCCAGAGGACTCAGCACTGAGCCCAGTGGAACACCATTTGAGAGAGGCTGAAGGGATGTCCGGGAGCCATGCCACTCCAGTTGACTGGAGAGCATGATCtgttacattacacacacacatcatgtaCAGGTTGACAGACATGTTTCTAACTGCTTGGTTTGTCCATTCATTACACACATTACCTGCCATTACTAGGTATCTCTGCTGATCCAGTGCCAGTAGGCAACTTTCTCAATTTCACTGAGTCTCAGTCTTCTGTGTCCACCTGGAAGGTACCTGATTTACAACTCCGTACTAAGGTTGTTAAATCTTTAGAAGATACAGCTGCAAAAGCTCTTACTTGCTTTGGTGCTGAAGACTTTTTTGGTTGGATATAGTCAATGTTGTTATACTTACCTTTGTCCTAAAtggaatacacacatacacacacacacacacattttctgaactgcttgtcccatacggggttgcggggaaccggagcctacccggcaacacagggcgtaagggcggagggggaggggacacacccaggacaggacgccagcaaggcaccccaagcaggactcaaaccccagacccagtagagagcaggatccggtctaacctactgcaccactgcacccccccatgtCTAAATGGAATAATGGCTCTCATATTTTCATCAACAACTATCAACAGCAGATATACAGTACCATGATCTCAGATGGTTCATGCGAGTTGCTTCATAAGGGTTCACCATTCCGGAATGGTACATATTTCATGTGTGGAGTTGAAGCCTATTTCTGTCTTCCAAGTAAGTGGTCAGGAACTTATGCGGGTGGTATTCTTGACCATGAGACATGTGACTTCGTTGCCTGTCTTTTCTACAGCTAAATGGAAGCGTGACATATCCCAAGGTTGTTGTCTTGAAgcaatttcatttcaaatgtatGGTGTTGCTCAGTTAGTTAGAGATCAAGCTTGCTGCAGGAGCCTAGAACGTCACCACCACAACAACAGCACTGGTGCTCTAGAGAAACTTACAGGTGAAACGGTTGTGATTGCCAAGATAGTTTTGCAGAACTGAACAGCGTTAGATCTCCTCTTAGCTGTTAAGGAGGGCAAACATGCTCTCGTTGAGAAGGGATGTTCTATGTACATACTTGAGCCTAAAAACACACTGTATCTGACCTAGCAGGAGACATCTGTGATAAAAGTACCCAGGGTACAGCAGGCTGATGGGTGGGATTTCTGTAGAATAAATCTGTGTgagtgggttagggttattcCATAtcatagttttttctttttgccttcaTATGCCTTGTTGTGATCAACACTTTACTCACTTCTATAAGACCATTATTAACAAGAGCTGCTCAGCCACATGCAGGACCCCTCTGCTTGAGAGGGATATGACTCAAACCAGCCAACCccatttatgtgtttgttttgattttgttcattcattcctttttgTCTACATTAACCTTTCTTACTCATATTTACCTTTTAGGTGTTTTCCTTATGGTTCCTGCAATAACTGCCTGTAAGTTGAGCCTGTGAATAATAGATTGTCAGTTTATTTAGTGTTTCTTAGAGACTATACCTGTGTGTATAACTTTTGCATTCCACCTATATTTGGAAAACGAGGGCAGAGGGAaagtactgatttttttcagataattatTAGTGCTACTATGCCATACTTTATTATAGCTAGTATGATTATATGATGGCTTATactgctttaatttttctttattcaccATAGCATATTCACCTCTATGTGCTTCAGCTATGTCGACTGTAGAAGTGTTAggacagttacatttattcatttagcagacgcttttgtccaaagcaacatacatctcggcaaaagtacaacttacgcattacattaagaggaggagacatagctgaagACATGAAAGTCCCAAGCAAACCCAGTTTGTTCCcaaccacttgctgcaccgaggttcaggAAAAGAGTATTCCTGCTACTAATAAAATTCCAGTGCACTAGGACTAGATGAAGACCTTAAAGGGTTTTTATGTGCAGGAGGAAAAGATGAGAGGTTGAAAAGCATAAAGAGACACAGGAGACAGGCAACCGTGGGCATCCATACTGGTGAATATCTGTTGAGAAGTGCACATGGATTATGGATAACACCTGGCAAGAACAGTAATGAAGTTACTGTGTCTTGAtattgaaaacacaaaaaaaaaaacctactgaaaaaactaaaacgaaaaaaaaagttaatacaCAAgagaatttcttaaaattaaaaatgaatttctgtACAGATGTGGACGTTGAAGACACGCTATCACTTCTCCGTACCACACAGAGCTGCAAGGCGGCTCTGGAAACAGGAAGAGAAACAAACATTAGCGGTGTGGGCTGAGATTTCCATAGCTCTGGTGTTAAATGTGGTCTCCAGCACTGCACACAGCTGTACCTGCAGTACTCTGATACTCCTGAGGGCTGATCCATCCAGCTGACTCAAGTCCATTGTGTCCATTTCACTGGCCAGCAGCTGAAGACACTGGAACCAAGTTCACCATCAGTGAGCATTTTACACTTCTCCTATAAACATCttgaaagggggggaaaaaaaagtttgtcccAATCCCTTACCTCGCCATTCCCCACTGGAACATTGATGATGATATCACTGCTATCCCCGGCAAGGGGGGAGCCATTGACCGAGATGCTGTAGACTTTCTCCTTGTGCCGAGGGACCCTCACAGCTGGGGTCTTGGGAAGCCTAGGTCAGGATGGAGGAGTGGCTCAAAAGCATCCTTTACACTACATTTTCATacttgtgttcataagttgaaaTAGAAGTGTAATATATTTTGAGTCATTTTTTTATGTCATCTCCGCAAACTCACTTAATGCCAATTGTCCAAATCATGGcataaacatgtaaacattcCTATCTTGTTATAGATACAAAGTGGTATTAGTACCAACACCCAAGAACACTGTATACAGCATAAACTGTAAAAACCATGGAAGCAagctgaattaaggtggtcgCACACTCCTGTTTTTACTGCCATTTACCAGCTGACACATAAATGCAGCTGTGTTTGCTCTGCTACAGACCATTTTTAGAGAACAGATGAGTGACAAAAGCACAATTAACAACGAATAGGAAACTTAACACAAACATTGTGAACAGTACAAGAGCAAGGTCCTTCCTAGGACATGTATGGAAAGCATTTATGTCAGTGTACAGTTCCTTTTGCTATGCTGACTTcagcatacacacagacacagacacacacacacacacacaaccagagCAAAATCAGTCCACACAGTAGCACCCTCACCTGGAGTTGAAGCGTGGGGTGATGAGTGGGGTGGGCCCCATCATGGAGCACTCCAGGATATTGCGAGCTGGAGTCAGCAGGGGTTTTCTGCTGGACCTGCCAAAACAAGGACCAGGCCTAGGATCAAGGTCTAAATATGTACAAATGAAGGAGCAggaatttcatttcattaaaatttaccAGCCCAACCCACCAAAGCAGGTCAACATGTGCTAGGTGCTTACTTCTGGATTGAAGTATTTTGTTTGCTGACTGACTGGGCTTTGGCCTTTTTGGATGTGGAGGGCGTCTTCCTCGTTGACCTCCCCTGTTGGCAGggaaaaaagaagggaaaaggcCTGGTAAAAAACTATTCTACCAGTCATGACAACAGAAGGAGAGCattcaaaacaaacagatcAACACAAGATGCTGTTTGATAGTTTTCTTTAGCACAGATGGTCATTCTTTGCAACAAGGGGCAAGTGATTAAAACATGTGACCACTTCACTCCATACCCTACAGTCCTCACCTTCCTCAGCATGGACTGGTCCAGGGTCACATTCTCAATGTCCTCTGTGCCTGCTGCAGCTTTGCCGCGCTTTCGAAGAACTGTTCAGGGaaaaggggaggaggaggaagagagagaaaaaaaaagtgttgtcaTTTGTAAGGACCTCCCAGAAGGGCTGAGAGGTGACAGCAAGGTAACAGACTGACCTTTCTTGACAGACTTTGGGGGAATAGTGTGAACTTCAGCCAAGACACTGTCCACCTTCACAGCCGCCTCCTCTTTCTGTGATACAGAGCAGAGAGGGAAGTCAGACAGGAGGTAGCATAAGAGCTTCATTATTACCACTGCTAATATCAAGCCACTTAAGCTTATAAAACAAAAGTAGACACTGCAGGTAGTCTCTGATGTTATGACATAAGCAACTCAGGACAACCCAGACATACGACAGCCATCCCATTATTCTTATTACTTTTGACTTTCAACGTTTGCTCAAAGTCTAAAGACGAgagctccatctgctgtacaataacatcaGCTGGTCGCACTACAACAAAGCAGCCATATTCGGTAGCCTGGGTCTCACTCGTCATTTGGGTGTTCGGCagttttcaaaacatttaatttctgattccacgcagaaacaaaaaaagcacaagacaATCGATtcagaaattaaactgaaaatacttgagcagcataaaaatataaagcctaaaatacaacaaagcccTTTATACAACATAGCACTTgcgcatgttaattgtttaaacATCCTTCAAGTTCAAGTGTTTGCCATTCCTCTacatagcttgtatacagtggaatgaaatgccATTTCTTCCAGaccgtggtgcaacacagaacagtacacaggactacataaagtgcaaatacacaacagtgtgagatgagtgcagaataataaatatacagaacagtagatacacaagacatgggctgtaaactgtaaaccATTTTGTAGTGTAGCAGCAGTAAGAGAGGAGCCGATTCTCATAgtttacacaaaaaaacagcacagggtaTGTGCGACTTATGACAAAGGTGACACTCGGAAAGGACCCATATGGTAAGCAGAGGGCTACTTGAAATTAAAGACACTGCAACTATTTATCTAAATTGATGCGGCAGCGAGTAGTTAGAAGGTAGACACACTGATTTGTGCTCTGGGAAACTAACCTTTGCATCGTCTTCAGTTGTCGCCTTCTCAGAACCTAGGTAACATCAAAGACAAACGACATgaagacttttaaaaacataatgatGTGAGACATTCCCTGTGCGTATTAACTCTTCAACAACATACAAACATTCCTTCTTCAGATTCAAGGAAGAAGATTCCATTGTGCAAGTTTTGTTAACGTGAATTGGATTTAATACGATCGATGAATAGGCACATGCAAACCTTTGCTCTGTAACGCACAGATATAGGTGGATAAAGTGGTGATCAAGTTGCTGGTGGTGAACTTAAAAGAAAGGCTATAACACTTGTAGAAGAACTAGATACATTCTGAATGAACAACATGTGAAACTGCGCAGCAGGAATAAAGGAATCTGTTACATACCATTAGTGAAAACTACTAAAtgtgagaaatatttttgtggtATGCACCTAACCCCATTTTTCCACAACTGGTTTTTTTTGGCTAAATTTTCTATAGCACGAGGCCTCTCGAGAACACAGCTATCGAGGTAGAGCAGAGACAACAAGATAAGGCCAAAGAATGAGGAGGACGTTTATCGTTCAATGTTCATTTTCTCCAGATGTTGCTCACCACAATAATCAAGCCAGTTCATCTGCCGTACAGCCTTGGGCAGTTTGATCAGCGCCATGTTGTAGAAGTTGTCCGCATCCTTCAGAAGGCTGTTGGTCCTCTCCTTCATCCCCTCTACAATGGCCTTCACTGGAgcgcagagacacacacgcacgcacccaAACGTGTTAGCCGAGCACTGGGAGGATGGTTAACTGACCATTCAGCACTTGCGAAGCAAACGGCCCCCGGGGGAAGTTACAGTGCGCCAGCGGCAAACGGACCCTCAGTGTCGAAGTCGCCCAGGAAGGCCGCCAGCTTGGCCGCTTTCGGATTCTTCTTGCAGGtcttggtggtggtggtggtggtgcgcTTCCTTGGAGCCATGTCTACAGGATGTCCTCCGCTGCATGGCCACAGGACACAAAGTTTGCAAAACTTAGGAGCGGCACTAAACACAGCAGCCTGAGGCCAGTCAGGGCTGGTGGTTCATCGATCCAAGGGTCGTTACTACACCGGCTCTGGCCAGGCAATTTACTGCAGGATTACACAGGTAACAAGGATAGAGTGAGTAGGACTACACAATGCCAGTCCAATTTCCTAACTAAGTGTACTGACTGACTATATAGAAATGTAGTCAGTTGGCGTTCATATTCCACACCGTGTGCGCAATTATGAACGCCAACTGACTATTGCTATTTCTGTTCGTTTTACTAGCAACGTCACCCGTTTTAATCGCTAAtttgtatacagtataacacaaCACactcacagtttttttttttctttacaggtAAGTTAACTTAAAGCTACTTCCCGTGATTCGCgtgaaaacacagtaatttaAACACTACTGCTTCGCGGAGCCACTCGTATTCAGTCAGTCAGGCGCATTTTCAATTAAAGTGAACCTCTTCTTGCAGTTGTACATTTTAAGTGTAACTTGTACTTACTTCTacgtttttttatattttttagggaaaaaaaaaaaggacacgaAGATCCTCCGCCGAACACCGTCTCCCCAAAGCGGttacaattttcaaaaataacagTAGCCGTCCTGACTGGCCAATGGGAGCTCTCGATGTCGTGCTGACTTGATGAACATTCATATCCGCAAATCATGTTTCGAGttgtaaaaaattaaaccaattGAAAGGACGCTAGTTCAGAACTTACATGTGTAATGACCAATGGAACGCCGCACTAAATTTTGTATGCCCAATTGACGATCGCCTTTAACCCTATGCTCCCGGAAGTGTTGTTCTCCGACGAGCCGTGGGGCTGTGGAGCGGCATGTTCTCAGCAGGTTTAAAGAGCGTAATAATAAGGCCAAAAAAACGGTAAATTACGGTAACATTTTTAAGGTTTTCACGTAATATACGTGGTAATTTGAGtggcttgtattttttttattttttttatttaatttacttatttgtgtACTACTCATCCCGCTGCGCTGGTTCGGGTTGGTTTTCGTGTCAGTCGCAACTTAAcggtaattaatttaaaaaataattactgtaaaaaaaaaagtaatttaaaaaaaatcagttctcaTCATGGTCTTAAAAACAGGCATCCGACATTGTGGCAAGTTCATGTCTAGACACAAATCAAATCTATGTGTGCtcaatatttttgttcatttcatttgcagcactaaaaaatgtcagaaaaaatgAGAGAGAATAAACGGAGcaatttgaatttcaaatttgtatttctgaaatgttttcacaCCCTTTGCTGACAGCTCATGTCGACCTGTGCGCTCTCCTCGCTCCACCATGCGCTAAAGAGGAGCTTCGAGGTGCTGGAGCAAACGCAGGAGCGCTGGAACGGCGCGCTCTCCGCGTGCTCCCCCCTCCTGGTCTCCCTGGGCAACCTGGGCGAGCAGATGCGCGCGCTACAGCGCGCCCCCCTGGAGCGCACGCCGATGCGCGCCTTCCCGGACCTGCGCCCGCGCCTTCGCTTCAAGTTGCTGCAGGCGGCGGATGCGCTCGTGGGCAAACTGCTGGAGCAAACGTGAGGGGCTAGGGGGTGCCCAGAGAGTGGAAGGTTGTCTTATTGCAAAGCGgagttgttgggggggggggggcggcctGGATGAATGGACGTGTCCGGCCTGACAAGCGTCCTCTCCCGCAGGAGCGTTCTGCAGTCGCTGCGGGACATGATGAGCAACCAGGCAGCAGCCGTGTTCCAGCTCTACGCTCAACATGCGGATGCCCTCGAGCTGTCCAGCTGCCTCCGGCGGTCGGCCACGTGCCCCTCCGTCGCAGACATGATGGGGTGGCTGCAAGATGCCGAGCGCTACTACCACAATGAGTATCCTTGCCGCGTCGCCTTCCTGCTGCGTTCTGTTACTGTTTTGGATTATTACTTATATCGCCACGACGCGAAACGGGTCTCGGCAGTTATGAGAGACGCATTCCATGATGCTTTGCTGTGACACCCCAAGACTCCGAATCGCTGGCCTCAGCGAGGACGTATTAAAGATTCCGTCGTCAGGTTTCGTTAAGGAACTCTGGAAAAGCTtgggtggctgtgtgtgtgagagaaagagcgagagagtgtTTCCTGCAGTGTGCCATGCTTATCTTCCTCAGCTCGGGTCTCCAGGTTCCTAAAGAGGAAGGTCCTCCTTGAGACATTAAGGCCCAATGATGTCAGCGATCTGCAGACCTCACCTAAGAGATGGGAGTCGCTGACCAATCAAAGAGGAGATGACTGCATCACAGGTGAGGCGAGGAGAGCATCTCGACCCGCCTCCTGTCAGCCGATGTTGCGGTGTGGCACCTTGTCACCTTCACGTGTCTCTCATCCTTTCAGAGACATTGTGCAGGGTGGCGTTCTTCAGAGAGTCCTAGTGAGCATTGTCTGACAGGGACATAGGATTGAACAACCTGCTGCTCTTAACGGGAGCAAACCACTGCTGAGGAAGACACTCCAAACAGATGGAGTGTTTACTGGACAGGGGCGGAGTCGATGTGTGCAAGCACTAGGGCCACAGGATTGTGGAGGAGCGGGAATCAGCGTGCCGTGGAGGGCACTAGATCAAAGTGTCGTGTGGCTTTTAAGATGgatttcttaaattatttcagtttatacCTTGGTTTCAGATTGAATCGCGTGTCTACTGAAGGTTAAAGGTTAAGCATGTGGACCAAGCAGGTGAAGTGTAGTCTTCTCTCTGGTTGTTTGTGGGAGGCCGCAGCATGAGGGATCACAGAAGACGGCAGACAGAACCACCAGTTTGTCCTCTCTCAAACTGTGCGGCTCCTTTAATTCCCAAAGTGGGACGGACTATGTAAATTTGAGATGTGTACTCTGAATAAAAGACTCACTCCTTTCTTCTGCACTCTACACTGTCTGTATAAAAGTACTTTACCCAGCCCGTGACTTGATTGCATTCATCTGAACCAACAGGAAAAAGCATTTGAAACAGCGGTCAGTGGCCGTCTGGTCCAACCATCCACCATCCCACTATGACAGATTCTGTTTTAAGCAGCAGCCGCTCCTGGTCACAGCTACATAGAAACAGAAACCGTAATACGTTATGGATACAAAGAAACCCACTTTATTTTCCACCCTGGCATGAGGCACACTGAGCTGTGGGCAACTGTAAACACACAACACTCACAGCACAAggagcaaacaaacacaacaagATGTATCTCATTACAGAAGTGTGAAAGTCAGGTGTGGCGCAGATGAGGTCCCTTTGCCGTGAGCTAACATGAGCTCCTGTTGCTCTCTAAAAAGGTAAGGTCACGTCGCCTCTGGGGTAACAACAAATGCCGTCATCATCCAAAAAAGCACAAACGGAGATGAAATGGACATTtcaataaacacaaatacataGACGACTACATGGATAAACTGAAAGAGCTCCAACTGTACACTTACGAAGCCAAGGCACCAGAATACACGGGAAAGGGGTGACCCGCAGAAAGGCTCCAGGAGCGCCAGCGTAGCAGCATCCGCAGTGGCTCACCCCAACTCAGACGTACTCCTTCAGGGGCTGTCCGCTGGTGGAGATGGGCTTGGGGGGGTCGGGGGCTGAAGGCCGGCTGTTGGCGAAGCTGCGGCCCACATAGCCTCGGCGGTACCTGCCCTGGTCGCTATGGGGACAGGTGCTGCTGAGCACCGCGCCGCTCAGCATGAGGATGACCGCAGCGGCCCAGCCAAGGTAGATGGCCTGGCCCAGCTCACGCTTGTGTACTGGCGGCACGGCCGCATTGTAGAAGTTCCGCACCACGGTGTTGGCGGCCCAGGAGACGGGTACGAGCACACAGAGACCTGTGAGGATAAAGAGCACCCCTCCTGTGAGTGCGATGCTCGCCTTGGCCTGACGGTCATCGCCAGCGCACGTGGTGCACTTCATGCCACAGCAGGACACGGTGCAGGAGAGCCAGCCAAGGAAGA
This genomic interval from Scleropages formosus chromosome 23, fSclFor1.1, whole genome shotgun sequence contains the following:
- the cdca8 gene encoding borealin; this encodes MAPRKRTTTTTTKTCKKNPKAAKLAAFLGDFDTEVKAIVEGMKERTNSLLKDADNFYNMALIKLPKAVRQMNWLDYCGSEKATTEDDAKKEEAAVKVDSVLAEVHTIPPKSVKKVLRKRGKAAAGTEDIENVTLDQSMLRKGRSTRKTPSTSKKAKAQSVSKQNTSIQKSSRKPLLTPARNILECSMMGPTPLITPRFNSRLPKTPAVRVPRHKEKVYSISVNGSPLAGDSSDIIINVPVGNGECLQLLASEMDTMDLSQLDGSALRSIRVLQSRLAALCGTEK
- the airim gene encoding AFG2-interacting ribosome maturation factor isoform X1 — encoded protein: MFSAGLKSVIIRPKKRRNLTLMSTCALSSLHHALKRSFEVLEQTQERWNGALSACSPLLVSLGNLGEQMRALQRAPLERTPMRAFPDLRPRLRFKLLQAADALVGKLLEQTSVLQSLRDMMSNQAAAVFQLYAQHADALELSSCLRRSATCPSVADMMGWLQDAERYYHNEFLKRKVLLETLRPNDVSDLQTSPKRWESLTNQRGDDCITETLCRVAFFRES
- the cldn35 gene encoding claudin-4, which gives rise to MVNTSLQLISFTCAVTGWVMAIAVTALPQWKVSAFIGSNILTSEIVWEGIWMNCIYQTTGHMQCKTYDSMLALPADIQAARALMCVAIFLGWLSCTVSCCGMKCTTCAGDDRQAKASIALTGGVLFILTGLCVLVPVSWAANTVVRNFYNAAVPPVHKRELGQAIYLGWAAAVILMLSGAVLSSTCPHSDQGRYRRGYVGRSFANSRPSAPDPPKPISTSGQPLKEYV
- the airim gene encoding AFG2-interacting ribosome maturation factor isoform X2 yields the protein MSTCALSSLHHALKRSFEVLEQTQERWNGALSACSPLLVSLGNLGEQMRALQRAPLERTPMRAFPDLRPRLRFKLLQAADALVGKLLEQTSVLQSLRDMMSNQAAAVFQLYAQHADALELSSCLRRSATCPSVADMMGWLQDAERYYHNEFLKRKVLLETLRPNDVSDLQTSPKRWESLTNQRGDDCITETLCRVAFFRES